A part of Deltaproteobacteria bacterium HGW-Deltaproteobacteria-4 genomic DNA contains:
- a CDS encoding phosphoribosylanthranilate isomerase: MVKIKICGITEIDDALHAVDCGVDALGFVFYERSPRAITPDKAQAIIAKLPPFVTVVGLFVNEDPRIVQEVADHCHLDVIQYHGDETPEIVRKAPRRSIRALRIREDVTFTDFNAYPASGILIDAWVAGAFGGTGVLSSWEIAAEIAKQRPLILAGGLTPENVAAAIQTVRPYGVDVSSGVEDAPGRKDRKKVAAFIKGVHHSNRTTIISEMRN, translated from the coding sequence ATGGTCAAAATAAAGATCTGCGGTATCACTGAGATTGACGATGCTCTACACGCCGTCGATTGCGGGGTTGATGCGCTTGGCTTTGTCTTTTACGAACGGAGTCCGCGGGCCATTACACCCGACAAGGCGCAGGCAATCATCGCTAAACTCCCGCCGTTTGTGACGGTGGTGGGGCTCTTTGTTAACGAAGATCCCCGCATTGTTCAGGAAGTTGCCGATCACTGCCATCTGGATGTGATTCAGTATCACGGTGATGAAACCCCGGAAATTGTGCGGAAAGCGCCACGGCGTTCGATCCGCGCCCTGCGGATCAGAGAGGATGTAACCTTCACCGATTTCAATGCTTACCCAGCCAGCGGTATTCTCATTGATGCCTGGGTTGCAGGAGCGTTCGGCGGCACCGGCGTCCTCTCTAGCTGGGAGATTGCCGCCGAAATAGCCAAACAACGTCCTTTGATTCTCGCCGGCGGCCTCACCCCCGAAAATGTCGCCGCAGCGATTCAAACGGTCCGGCCCTATGGAGTTGACGTCTCCAGCGGCGTCGAAGACGCTCCAGGTCGCAAGGATCGAAAAAAAGTCGCGGCCTTTATCAAGGGAGTGCACCACTCCAATAGAACAACAATTATTTCGGAAATGAGAAATTGA
- a CDS encoding TrpB-like pyridoxal phosphate-dependent enzyme produces MQTKILLPEDRIPKQWYNIIPDMPGPLAPVIHPGTMQPVSPDDLLPLFPMGLIEQEVSQQRWIDIPEPVREIYKLWRPAPLFRAHRLEKALGTSCKIYYKYEGGSPAGSHKPNTAIPQAYYNKIAGTKRIASETGAGQWGSSIALACQMFGLECTVYMVKVSFQQKPYRKSMMQLWGANVIPSPSNQTNAGRSILAAHPDSNGSLGIAISEAVEDAATRDDTRYALGSVLNHVCLHQTIIGIEAKEQMAMVGDYPDVVIGCHGGGSNFAGIGFPFAADKAAGKNVRILAIEPTSCPTLTKGVYAFDYGDTAKMAPVAKMYTLGHDYMPPGIHAGGLRYHGASPLVSQLVHAGIVEAKAVPQLACFEAAVLFARSEGIIPAPESSHAIRGAIDEVLQAKEEGKEKTILFNLSGHGHVDMVAYDDYLAGKLDDFEYPAEAIKESLANLPKVSF; encoded by the coding sequence ATGCAAACCAAAATCCTCCTCCCCGAAGACCGTATTCCCAAACAGTGGTACAATATCATCCCTGACATGCCGGGGCCCCTGGCGCCGGTCATTCATCCCGGGACGATGCAGCCGGTCAGCCCCGACGATTTGCTCCCTCTCTTCCCCATGGGACTCATTGAACAGGAAGTGTCGCAGCAGCGTTGGATCGACATTCCGGAACCGGTGCGCGAGATCTACAAGCTTTGGCGTCCAGCTCCCCTCTTCCGCGCCCATCGCCTGGAGAAGGCTCTCGGCACTTCGTGCAAAATTTATTATAAATATGAAGGGGGTTCCCCAGCCGGTTCGCACAAGCCGAATACTGCCATCCCCCAGGCCTACTACAACAAAATCGCCGGAACCAAGCGCATCGCCAGTGAGACCGGCGCCGGCCAATGGGGCTCGTCCATTGCTCTGGCCTGCCAGATGTTTGGCCTTGAATGTACCGTTTACATGGTCAAAGTCTCTTTCCAGCAGAAGCCTTATCGCAAGAGCATGATGCAGCTCTGGGGGGCGAACGTCATCCCTTCGCCGTCGAACCAGACTAATGCCGGGCGTTCCATCCTTGCTGCTCACCCTGATAGCAATGGTTCCCTCGGCATCGCCATCAGTGAAGCGGTTGAGGATGCCGCCACCCGCGACGACACCCGCTATGCACTGGGGAGCGTTCTCAATCATGTTTGCCTGCATCAGACCATCATTGGCATCGAAGCCAAGGAACAAATGGCCATGGTTGGCGATTATCCCGATGTCGTCATCGGCTGCCACGGCGGCGGCTCCAACTTCGCCGGCATCGGCTTCCCTTTTGCTGCCGATAAAGCGGCCGGCAAGAATGTGCGCATCCTCGCCATTGAGCCGACGAGCTGCCCGACCCTGACCAAAGGTGTGTATGCCTTCGATTACGGCGACACCGCCAAGATGGCTCCGGTCGCCAAGATGTACACGCTTGGTCACGACTACATGCCGCCGGGTATCCACGCCGGTGGTCTGCGTTACCACGGTGCTTCGCCCCTGGTGTCGCAACTCGTCCATGCCGGCATCGTCGAGGCCAAAGCAGTACCACAACTTGCCTGCTTCGAAGCGGCTGTCCTCTTTGCCCGCAGCGAGGGGATTATCCCGGCACCGGAGTCGTCCCACGCCATTCGCGGCGCTATCGATGAAGTACTGCAAGCCAAGGAAGAAGGGAAGGAGAAGACCATCCTTTTCAACCTCTCCGGTCACGGTCACGTTGATATGGTGGCATACGACGATTACTTGGCCGGTAAACTTGATGACTTCGAGTACCCCGCTGAGGCGATCAAAGAATCTCTGGCGAACCTGCCCAAGGTTTCTTTTTAA
- a CDS encoding indole-3-glycerol phosphate synthase TrpC encodes MTNTPDILQKIVAYKREEVAVAQAKFPLTRLHDRLSLAEDQPRGFIRALRTMHESGGTAIIAEVKKGSPSKGIIRSDFDPLTIAETYQTHGATCLSILTDEKFFFGHLGYLGLIREQVSLPLLRKDFICDPYQIVEARAYGADAILLIAAMLDLQQLRDFASLASELHLDVLLEVHDEAELELALQTDCELIGINNRSLRTFVTDLGTTERLRPLIPADRFVVAESGINNRTHIKRLLTAGAGAFLIGEALMREEDIGAKLEEFLD; translated from the coding sequence ATGACCAACACCCCTGACATCCTGCAAAAAATCGTCGCCTATAAACGCGAAGAGGTAGCTGTCGCCCAGGCAAAATTCCCACTGACGCGCCTCCACGACCGCCTCTCTCTGGCCGAGGATCAGCCCCGGGGATTCATCCGTGCTCTGCGTACCATGCATGAATCGGGAGGCACAGCGATCATCGCCGAGGTTAAAAAGGGGTCGCCGAGCAAGGGGATTATCCGCTCTGATTTCGATCCGCTCACTATTGCCGAGACCTATCAGACGCACGGTGCCACCTGCCTCTCGATCCTCACCGACGAAAAATTCTTCTTCGGCCATCTCGGCTATCTCGGACTCATCCGTGAACAGGTCAGCCTGCCGCTGTTGCGCAAGGATTTCATCTGCGATCCCTATCAGATTGTCGAGGCCCGTGCTTACGGTGCCGATGCCATCTTGCTGATTGCGGCGATGCTCGACCTGCAGCAACTACGTGACTTTGCCTCTCTGGCGAGCGAACTCCATCTTGACGTCCTCCTCGAAGTTCACGATGAGGCGGAACTGGAACTGGCACTGCAGACGGATTGTGAACTGATCGGCATCAACAACCGCTCGCTGCGCACCTTTGTCACCGATCTCGGGACGACAGAACGGCTGCGTCCTTTGATCCCTGCTGATCGCTTCGTCGTCGCCGAGAGCGGCATCAACAACCGTACTCACATTAAACGCCTTCTGACTGCCGGCGCCGGGGCATTCCTTATCGGCGAGGCGTTAATGCGTGAAGAAGATATTGGAGCGAAGCTCGAAGAATTTTTAGATTAA
- the trpD gene encoding anthranilate phosphoribosyltransferase, with protein sequence MIKSAIAKVVERQDLSEGEMIEVMDQIMSGGATPAQIGAFITALRMKGETVAEITGAARVMRERATPIRVGRNVLDIDRDDINLDQETILDVVGTGGDGTNTFNISTTVAFVVSACGVKVAKHGNRSVSSACGSADVLEALGVNLDVTPEVVERCINEIGLGFLFAPALHGAMKYAIGPRKEIGIRTIFNILGPLTNPAKADCQVMGVYREDLVETLAQVLHNLGCRKGFVVCGSDGMDEITLTGATTIATVTADGVKIGSITPEEFSLQPCSMADLGGGNAQGNAVIVRAVLAGERGPKRDVVLLNAAFALVAAGKVATPLEGLKLAAEAIDSRRALAQIEKLAQLTNP encoded by the coding sequence ATGATCAAGAGCGCCATTGCAAAAGTTGTGGAACGCCAGGATCTCTCGGAAGGGGAGATGATCGAGGTCATGGACCAGATCATGTCCGGCGGCGCGACTCCGGCGCAGATCGGCGCCTTCATTACTGCCCTGCGCATGAAGGGAGAGACCGTTGCCGAGATCACCGGGGCCGCCCGTGTTATGCGCGAGCGCGCCACGCCGATCCGGGTCGGCCGTAATGTCCTCGATATCGATCGCGACGACATCAATCTTGATCAGGAGACGATCCTCGATGTCGTCGGGACTGGCGGCGATGGCACCAACACCTTTAACATCTCAACCACCGTTGCCTTTGTCGTCTCAGCCTGCGGCGTCAAGGTCGCCAAACACGGCAACCGTTCCGTCTCCTCCGCCTGCGGCAGCGCCGATGTCCTTGAAGCCCTCGGCGTCAACCTCGATGTGACCCCGGAAGTCGTTGAGCGCTGCATCAACGAGATAGGTCTCGGCTTTCTCTTTGCTCCGGCCCTGCATGGGGCGATGAAGTATGCCATCGGGCCGCGCAAGGAGATCGGGATTCGAACCATTTTCAACATCCTCGGCCCCTTGACCAACCCGGCCAAGGCTGACTGTCAAGTCATGGGCGTTTACCGCGAAGATCTCGTCGAGACCCTCGCCCAGGTGCTGCACAACCTCGGCTGCCGCAAAGGCTTCGTCGTCTGCGGCAGCGACGGCATGGACGAAATCACCTTGACCGGCGCCACCACGATCGCGACGGTGACCGCAGACGGTGTGAAAATCGGAAGCATCACTCCGGAGGAGTTCAGCTTGCAACCCTGCAGCATGGCCGATCTAGGCGGTGGCAACGCTCAGGGAAATGCCGTCATCGTCCGCGCCGTCCTTGCCGGAGAGCGTGGTCCGAAACGCGACGTCGTTCTTCTCAACGCTGCCTTTGCCTTGGTGGCTGCCGGCAAGGTGGCCACTCCGCTGGAGGGCCTCAAGCTCGCCGCCGAGGCGATCGATTCTCGCCGCGCTCTGGCGCAGATCGAGAAGTTGGCGCAATTGACCAACCCATAA
- a CDS encoding anthranilate/aminodeoxychorismate synthase component II (TrpG; with TrpE catalyzes the formation of anthranilate and glutamate from chorismate and glutamine; TrpG provides the glutamine amidotransferase activity) — MLLMLDNYDSFTYNLVQYFQELGTEVEVYRNDAITMQEIEAKHPRRIVVSPGPGTPAEAGISVETIRHFSGRIPILGVCLGHQAIGEAFGGKIVRAGKLMHGKISEIHHDGTGLFRGLSNPFEATRYHSLVIERKSIPSCLRISAWTTDHEIMAVEHRVQSLWGVQFHPESILTVEGKKLLKNFLEMT; from the coding sequence ATGCTACTCATGCTCGATAATTACGACTCCTTTACCTATAATCTCGTTCAATATTTTCAAGAACTTGGGACAGAAGTCGAAGTTTATCGCAATGATGCCATCACCATGCAAGAGATCGAGGCGAAGCATCCGCGCCGCATTGTGGTCTCGCCTGGGCCTGGAACACCGGCAGAAGCAGGGATTTCGGTTGAGACCATCCGCCACTTTTCCGGCCGCATCCCGATTTTAGGTGTGTGTCTTGGCCATCAGGCCATAGGCGAAGCATTTGGCGGCAAGATCGTTCGTGCCGGAAAATTGATGCACGGCAAGATCAGCGAAATCCACCATGACGGCACCGGACTCTTTCGCGGCCTCAGCAATCCCTTTGAAGCGACGCGCTACCATTCCCTGGTCATCGAACGCAAATCGATCCCCTCCTGCCTGCGCATCAGCGCTTGGACGACCGACCATGAAATCATGGCTGTCGAACACCGTGTCCAGTCGCTGTGGGGTGTCCAGTTCCATCCGGAATCGATCTTGACGGTCGAAGGCAAAAAACTGTTGAAAAACTTTCTGGAGATGACCTGA
- a CDS encoding SAM-dependent methyltransferase, translated as MARNFKDKVREQFGRTADGYVRNKGFAQGEDLSEAVRLLKPTQDDVMLDVACGGGHTALYFAPYVRSVVASDLTMQMLKKAQEYISEEGGVENVTFREADAEDLPFPSGAFTILTCRIAPHHFQDVPRALKEFHRVLRRKEGRLVIVDTLLPEEEEIAAFLQKIEKSRDVTHVQSYRQEEWVRMIDEAGFDVRETEILPKTHEFQEWAKRTGMSREAVQQLNRTFIDAPAKVQDYFKLETFAGEVESFTDQKILIFATRRDIK; from the coding sequence ATGGCCCGCAACTTCAAGGATAAAGTCCGTGAACAATTTGGACGGACTGCCGATGGTTATGTACGCAACAAAGGATTTGCCCAAGGAGAAGATCTCTCCGAGGCAGTACGCTTGCTCAAACCGACCCAGGATGACGTGATGCTAGATGTCGCCTGTGGTGGCGGTCACACCGCGCTTTATTTTGCCCCTTATGTCCGCAGCGTCGTCGCCTCCGACCTGACCATGCAAATGCTCAAAAAAGCGCAAGAATATATCAGTGAAGAAGGTGGGGTTGAGAATGTCACCTTTCGCGAAGCCGATGCCGAAGACCTTCCCTTCCCTTCCGGCGCCTTTACCATCCTGACCTGTCGCATCGCCCCTCATCACTTTCAGGACGTCCCGCGGGCGCTCAAGGAGTTTCACCGGGTGTTACGCCGCAAAGAAGGCCGACTGGTCATCGTCGACACACTTCTGCCCGAAGAGGAAGAGATCGCTGCATTTTTACAGAAAATTGAAAAATCACGAGATGTTACCCATGTTCAGTCCTACCGGCAGGAGGAATGGGTAAGAATGATCGATGAAGCAGGCTTTGATGTCCGTGAAACGGAAATCCTTCCCAAAACCCATGAGTTTCAGGAGTGGGCAAAACGAACAGGTATGAGTCGGGAAGCGGTTCAACAATTGAATCGAACCTTTATCGACGCTCCGGCCAAGGTGCAGGACTACTTCAAGCTCGAAACCTTTGCCGGTGAAGTTGAGAGCTTCACTGATCAAAAAATCCTGATTTTTGCCACGCGTCGTGATATCAAGTAG
- a CDS encoding AAA family ATPase, whose product MDLFDEIAPEKNGPLSERMRPQRLDEVVGQAHLIGDGKILRRLIEADRLTSAIFWGPPGTGKTTLAQVIAQTTQSRFVFFSAVLNGIKEVREIVAKAREERRYHGRKTLLFVDEIHRFNKAQQDAFLPYVERGEISLIGATTENPSFEINAALLSRSRVFVLEPLPESEIRRLLERALIDPRGLGERQLTVESEALDYLAEMAQGDARIALNTLEVAADSASQQTITLDIIRDALQRRANRYDKNAEEHYNIISAFIKSMRGSDPDGALYWLARMLDAGEDPIFIARRMVILASEDIGNADPRALQVAVATQQAVHLIGLPEGRISLAQAATYLATAPKSNAAYLGIDAALAEVRKSGGLPVPLHIRNAPTKLMKDLGYHQGYRYAHDSSKGYLAQEYLPEALQGTQYYRPTEHGYEKTISERMHYWQRIKKKEGKEG is encoded by the coding sequence ATGGATCTCTTTGACGAAATTGCCCCGGAAAAGAACGGCCCTCTCTCGGAACGGATGCGTCCGCAGCGCCTTGACGAAGTGGTCGGACAAGCTCACCTCATCGGCGACGGAAAGATCCTGCGGCGACTAATTGAAGCCGACCGCCTCACCTCTGCAATCTTCTGGGGGCCGCCAGGGACCGGGAAGACGACCCTGGCTCAGGTTATCGCCCAGACCACCCAGAGTCGCTTTGTCTTCTTCTCTGCCGTCCTTAACGGGATCAAAGAGGTGCGGGAGATCGTCGCCAAAGCCCGGGAGGAACGGCGCTACCATGGACGTAAAACCTTGCTTTTTGTCGATGAAATCCATCGCTTCAACAAGGCGCAGCAGGATGCTTTTCTCCCTTATGTGGAACGCGGCGAGATCTCGCTGATCGGCGCTACCACCGAAAATCCCTCCTTTGAGATCAATGCCGCCCTCCTTTCCCGCTCGCGGGTCTTTGTCCTTGAACCCCTCCCGGAGAGTGAGATCCGCCGCCTCCTCGAACGCGCCCTCATCGACCCGCGCGGCCTTGGCGAGCGGCAGTTGACGGTCGAGTCCGAGGCCCTTGACTACCTGGCGGAGATGGCACAGGGGGATGCCCGCATCGCCCTCAACACCCTCGAAGTTGCGGCCGATTCGGCGTCGCAGCAAACTATCACCCTCGATATTATCCGCGATGCCTTGCAACGCCGCGCCAACCGTTACGACAAGAATGCTGAAGAGCATTACAATATCATCTCCGCCTTTATAAAAAGTATGCGCGGCTCCGATCCCGATGGCGCCCTGTACTGGCTGGCACGGATGCTCGATGCCGGGGAGGATCCCATCTTTATTGCCCGGCGCATGGTCATCCTCGCTTCCGAAGATATCGGCAATGCCGACCCTCGTGCTCTACAGGTGGCAGTAGCCACCCAACAGGCCGTCCATCTTATCGGTTTGCCGGAAGGGCGCATCTCGCTGGCACAGGCCGCCACTTATCTCGCCACCGCCCCCAAGAGCAACGCTGCCTATCTCGGCATTGATGCAGCCTTGGCTGAAGTGCGTAAAAGCGGCGGCCTGCCGGTCCCTCTTCACATTCGTAATGCCCCGACCAAATTAATGAAGGACCTCGGCTATCATCAAGGTTATCGATATGCTCACGACTCAAGCAAAGGCTATCTCGCGCAGGAATATCTTCCGGAAGCTCTCCAGGGGACGCAATACTATCGGCCGACCGAACATGGCTACGAAAAGACGATAAGTGAACGCATGCATTACTGGCAAAGGATCAAGAAAAAGGAAGGGAAAGAAGGCTAA